In the genome of Candidatus Acidulodesulfobacterium acidiphilum, one region contains:
- a CDS encoding (Fe-S)-binding protein — MAKPKSKYKVPVLDGNISIPKIVPGASSYEHMIGAQKEDMEALGFPAKLQDGWKDKALGVFKQILDHNKAVRDYMDICVRCGACTDKCQFFLGTSDPNNMPVQRQELMRKVYRYYFTPSGFFKSLSNSQELTEEVLKEWYTYFWQCSECRRCSVFCPYGIDTAEITMAARQIMDSIGLGQKYTTEVIHKVYTTGNNIGINAAALRNTLDDLEEEIEEEGGKGVKIPMDVEGAEVLLVPPSADFFAMPHMESLKGYAKVFHKAGISYTVSSYASEAGNFGKFIGSYQNTKEINKRIWDEARRLKVKRVIIGECGHAWRAAYMYSNTMNGPFDFLDSKYKQPTHICEFTLGLVKDGVIKLDPTANDDKVVTFHDSCNVARGSRIGDVVGGQFTIPRELIKAAANKFVELREGTTKESTFCCGGGGGLLTEEVMNVRLAGSMPRMQTVKEAVDNHGVNFYALICAICKTQFSKVFPLYGLDAEMVGGIHQLVSNAIIM; from the coding sequence ATGGCTAAACCGAAAAGTAAATATAAAGTACCGGTATTGGACGGAAATATTTCGATACCGAAGATAGTTCCAGGAGCATCTTCATATGAACATATGATAGGAGCGCAGAAAGAAGATATGGAAGCGCTCGGTTTTCCCGCGAAACTGCAAGACGGCTGGAAAGATAAAGCTCTTGGAGTATTTAAACAGATATTGGACCACAATAAGGCCGTTAGGGATTATATGGATATATGCGTAAGATGCGGAGCTTGCACTGATAAATGCCAGTTTTTTTTAGGAACGTCCGACCCTAATAATATGCCGGTTCAAAGACAGGAGTTGATGAGAAAGGTTTATAGATATTATTTTACGCCGTCCGGATTTTTTAAAAGCCTTTCAAATTCGCAGGAATTGACTGAAGAAGTTTTGAAAGAATGGTACACATACTTCTGGCAGTGTTCGGAGTGCAGAAGGTGTTCGGTGTTTTGTCCTTACGGCATAGATACGGCAGAAATTACAATGGCGGCAAGGCAGATTATGGACTCTATAGGCCTCGGACAAAAATACACTACAGAAGTTATTCACAAAGTATATACTACCGGAAACAATATAGGAATAAATGCCGCAGCGTTGAGAAATACTCTTGACGACTTAGAAGAAGAAATAGAAGAAGAAGGCGGAAAAGGTGTAAAAATTCCGATGGACGTAGAAGGAGCGGAAGTTTTGCTTGTTCCCCCGTCGGCTGATTTTTTTGCTATGCCGCATATGGAATCTCTGAAGGGATATGCAAAAGTGTTTCATAAAGCAGGTATAAGTTATACTGTTTCTTCCTATGCATCAGAAGCGGGTAATTTCGGAAAGTTTATAGGAAGTTATCAAAACACCAAAGAAATCAATAAAAGGATATGGGATGAGGCAAGAAGACTTAAGGTAAAGAGAGTCATTATAGGAGAATGCGGACATGCATGGAGAGCAGCCTATATGTATTCCAATACTATGAATGGTCCCTTCGATTTTCTTGATTCAAAATATAAACAGCCCACCCATATTTGCGAATTCACTTTAGGGCTTGTAAAAGACGGAGTTATAAAGCTAGATCCAACCGCAAACGACGATAAAGTCGTTACGTTTCACGATTCCTGCAATGTAGCGAGAGGTTCCAGAATAGGCGACGTCGTAGGCGGACAATTTACTATACCGAGAGAATTAATAAAAGCCGCCGCAAATAAATTCGTGGAATTAAGAGAAGGCACTACTAAAGAAAGCACTTTTTGCTGCGGTGGAGGCGGGGGATTATTGACTGAAGAAGTGATGAACGTAAGGCTGGCAGGTTCAATGCCGAGAATGCAAACGGTTAAAGAAGCGGTAGATAATCACGGAGTAAATTTTTACGCCTTGATTTGCGCAATATGCAAAACCCAGTTTTCCAAGGTATTCCCGTTGTACGGCTTAGATGCCGAAATGGTCGGCGGTATTCATCAGTTAGTCAGCAACGCTATAATAATGTAG
- a CDS encoding CoB--CoM heterodisulfide reductase iron-sulfur subunit A family protein, which yields MSELNNENAVLIIGGGHSGVSAALEITEAVDKKVYIVEKKSYIGGRVLQMYKYFPKLCPPFCGFEINTKRIKSSTEGNINFLVSSNVEEITKAKEGTGYKVKIKQKPQYINDNCTVCGECAKVCPEERPNDFNYGMDNTKAIYLPAISSFPLKYSVDDKYCKFSACKKCEEACRYSAINLDAKENVIELTVSDIIFATGWKPYEVEKLENLGYGKYKNVITNVKMERLAAENGPTGGKILRPSDRKEVKNVAFIQCAGSRNENHLPYCSAICCMASLKQAMYLRDKNPESSPVIFYIDLRTPGRYENFLNKVKSDEKIKFNKGVVGKISEDHETGDLLLDVEDMISGKKNKVRAEMVVLAAGMASNIKDDLKEIKIDEDIKIDIDENGFIFNDNFKQGIFSAGVARFPLDVYMSGQSATSAALSVIQHNAK from the coding sequence TTGAGCGAGCTAAATAATGAAAATGCCGTATTAATAATCGGCGGCGGGCATAGCGGCGTATCGGCAGCATTAGAAATTACCGAGGCGGTCGATAAAAAAGTATATATAGTAGAAAAAAAATCGTATATCGGCGGCAGGGTTCTCCAGATGTATAAGTATTTTCCAAAATTGTGCCCCCCCTTTTGCGGCTTTGAAATCAATACGAAAAGAATAAAGTCGTCTACCGAAGGAAATATAAATTTTTTAGTTTCTTCAAACGTCGAAGAAATAACAAAAGCGAAAGAAGGAACCGGATATAAAGTAAAAATAAAACAAAAACCGCAGTATATAAACGATAACTGCACGGTATGCGGAGAATGCGCTAAGGTTTGCCCTGAAGAAAGACCTAACGATTTCAATTACGGCATGGATAACACAAAAGCTATATATCTGCCTGCGATATCTTCTTTTCCGCTTAAATACAGCGTAGATGATAAATACTGCAAATTTTCGGCATGTAAAAAATGCGAAGAAGCATGCAGATACAGTGCTATCAACTTGGATGCAAAAGAGAACGTTATCGAATTAACCGTATCGGATATCATATTTGCAACGGGCTGGAAGCCTTATGAAGTTGAAAAATTAGAAAATTTGGGATACGGTAAATATAAAAACGTTATTACAAACGTAAAAATGGAAAGGCTTGCCGCAGAAAACGGTCCTACCGGCGGAAAAATTTTAAGGCCGTCCGACAGAAAGGAAGTTAAAAACGTGGCGTTTATTCAATGCGCAGGCTCAAGAAACGAGAACCATCTTCCATATTGCTCCGCAATTTGCTGCATGGCATCCTTAAAGCAGGCGATGTATTTGAGGGATAAAAATCCTGAATCCTCGCCGGTCATATTTTATATAGATTTAAGAACGCCGGGCAGATACGAAAATTTTTTAAACAAAGTTAAAAGCGACGAAAAAATAAAATTTAATAAAGGAGTAGTCGGCAAAATATCCGAAGACCATGAAACCGGCGACCTTCTTTTAGACGTCGAAGATATGATTTCCGGCAAAAAAAATAAAGTCAGGGCGGAAATGGTGGTTCTTGCCGCCGGAATGGCGTCAAACATCAAAGACGACCTTAAGGAAATAAAAATAGACGAAGATATTAAAATAGATATCGATGAAAACGGATTTATATTTAACGATAATTTTAAACAAGGAATATTTTCGGCAGGCGTAGCAAGATTTCCTCTGGATGTTTATATGTCGGGACAATCGGCGACGTCGGCGGCATTATCGGTAATTCAGCATAACGCAAAATAA
- the sat gene encoding sulfate adenylyltransferase, translating into MALVNPHGKEKKLKPLILSGSELSSAKEKAKNLKKIPMTSRETSDLIMMGIGAFTPLEGFMGKKDWQGVVDNYTMEDGTFWPIPITLSASKETADGINIGEEAALVDSETSEIIGIINVSEKYTIDKAHECQKVFKTTDMEHPGVQKVMAQGDINIAGKVKVLSESYYPTEFKDIYMRPAEVRKIFEEKGWNTVAAFQTRNPMHRSHEYLAKVAVETTDGVLIHQLVGKLKPGDIPANVRAVAINTLIDKYFVKNTVVQAGYPMEMRYAGPREALLHAVFRQNYGCSHLIVGRDHAGVGDFYGPFDAHKIFDEIPKNALELKPLKMDLTFYCHKCDGMASTRTCPHPKEDRLTLSGTMLRKLLSEGQEVPDHFSRPEVLSILKDYYASLAKEDKVEIKLHKAAKGEI; encoded by the coding sequence ATGGCTTTAGTAAATCCGCACGGTAAGGAAAAAAAGTTAAAACCCCTGATTTTGTCGGGAAGCGAACTCAGTTCCGCAAAAGAAAAAGCTAAAAATCTTAAAAAAATACCTATGACGTCAAGAGAAACATCCGACCTTATAATGATGGGAATAGGCGCATTTACGCCACTTGAAGGTTTTATGGGAAAAAAAGACTGGCAGGGCGTGGTGGATAATTATACTATGGAAGACGGCACGTTCTGGCCTATACCCATTACACTTTCCGCTTCAAAAGAAACTGCCGACGGAATTAACATAGGCGAAGAAGCCGCACTTGTAGATTCCGAAACTTCGGAAATTATTGGTATTATTAACGTATCGGAAAAATATACGATAGACAAAGCTCATGAATGTCAGAAAGTTTTTAAAACTACGGATATGGAACATCCCGGAGTTCAAAAAGTTATGGCTCAGGGAGACATCAATATCGCAGGAAAAGTAAAAGTTTTAAGCGAAAGCTATTATCCGACAGAATTTAAAGATATATATATGCGTCCGGCGGAAGTTAGGAAAATATTCGAGGAAAAAGGATGGAATACCGTAGCTGCATTTCAGACCAGAAATCCTATGCACCGTTCCCACGAATATCTTGCAAAAGTAGCGGTTGAAACTACGGACGGAGTGCTTATACACCAGCTAGTCGGAAAGTTAAAACCAGGAGATATTCCGGCGAATGTCAGAGCGGTAGCAATCAATACGTTGATTGACAAATATTTTGTTAAAAATACCGTAGTTCAAGCAGGTTATCCTATGGAAATGAGATATGCCGGACCCAGAGAAGCCCTGCTCCATGCCGTATTCAGACAGAATTACGGATGTTCTCACCTTATAGTGGGAAGAGACCACGCCGGAGTCGGCGACTTTTATGGCCCCTTTGACGCGCATAAGATATTCGACGAAATTCCCAAAAATGCGCTTGAATTAAAACCGCTAAAAATGGATCTTACCTTTTATTGTCATAAATGCGACGGCATGGCTTCGACGAGGACGTGTCCGCATCCTAAAGAAGACAGGCTTACGCTTAGCGGAACAATGCTAAGGAAATTACTGTCCGAAGGTCAGGAAGTCCCCGACCATTTTTCCAGACCGGAAGTTTTGTCTATATTAAAAGATTATTATGCTTCGCTTGCAAAAGAAGACAAGGTAGAAATTAAGCTTCACAAAGCGGCGAAAGGAGAAATTTAA
- the aprB gene encoding adenylyl-sulfate reductase subunit beta translates to MPSFVITEKCDGCKGRDKTACQYICPNDLMVLNKDIMKAYNQEPDQCWECYSCVKICPQSAIEVRSYQDFAPLGASVIPMRGSDSIMWTVKFRNGKIKRFKFPIRTTPEGGIDPYHGIAEVNQGSLKDERLCDELGVELTAPKK, encoded by the coding sequence ATGCCAAGTTTTGTAATTACGGAAAAGTGCGACGGATGCAAAGGCAGAGACAAGACTGCCTGTCAGTATATCTGTCCGAACGACCTTATGGTTTTAAATAAGGACATTATGAAGGCTTACAATCAAGAGCCAGACCAGTGCTGGGAGTGCTATAGCTGCGTAAAAATTTGTCCGCAGTCTGCCATCGAAGTAAGATCTTATCAGGATTTTGCGCCGTTGGGTGCGTCCGTTATTCCTATGAGAGGTTCCGATTCGATTATGTGGACGGTAAAATTCAGAAACGGAAAAATTAAAAGGTTTAAATTTCCGATAAGAACTACTCCTGAAGGCGGTATCGATCCGTATCATGGAATAGCCGAGGTAAACCAGGGCAGTTTGAAAGACGAGCGTCTATGCGACGAACTTGGGGTTGAACTTACGGCACCCAAGAAATAA
- the dsrH gene encoding sulfurtransferase complex subunit TusB, translated as MLHIVKKSPYESSAFSDAINYIEQNDIMLLTEDGIYAAKKGGKFEGALKNLMQKNAVYCLIADIKARGIQESEIIENVKVIDYKGFVEKVTEHNPMTWA; from the coding sequence GTGCTGCACATAGTAAAAAAATCTCCGTACGAATCTTCCGCATTCAGCGATGCGATAAACTACATAGAGCAAAACGATATAATGCTTTTAACCGAAGACGGAATATATGCCGCAAAAAAAGGCGGAAAATTTGAAGGAGCGTTAAAAAACCTTATGCAAAAAAATGCCGTTTACTGTCTTATAGCCGATATAAAAGCAAGAGGAATTCAGGAAAGCGAAATAATAGAAAACGTAAAAGTAATAGATTATAAAGGCTTTGTAGAAAAAGTTACCGAACATAATCCGATGACATGGGCGTAA
- a CDS encoding hydrogenase iron-sulfur subunit, with amino-acid sequence MDNNLGIYICSGCDIGKSLNVERLINTAKDSNKPLVCVSHEFLCGPEGINLIKNDISEKKINKVVIAACSMRAKQDVFNFDQFTIHTERVNLREHVIWISPPNDNNTQLLAEDYINMGASRAKKSAFPEPLIQELNKTVLVVGGGVTGLNASVNAAKAGYGVILVEKKQNLGGFPFSKYKKWETKPPFDKNTWIMEGLGELINEAEKSDKIKIYKNSKIKSISGAPGKFNVEIESSEGNSGSEPVKEIAGSIVVATGWKPYDAKKLDNLGYGLTPDILTNVELEELFSELSDNGKSENFALKRKSDGKPVKSVLFVQCAGSRDENHLPYCSTVCCMSSLKEAALIRKNNPDANVYIIYKDMRTMGEYENFYRKMQDDEGIFMVKGIVSGVSLDKSGNTIGVKVKDTLFGGDIDINTEMVVLATGMVPNSGEIELKDNAASLNVGNIQSASGASCPPSVPVSTAQVPKSGLLNLSYRQGKEMPDLVYGFPDSNFICFPYESRRTGIYPAGSVRMPLDTVFSVDDAKGAVLKAIQCIEQTSKGRAVHPRSNDTTYPFFDLPRCTQCKRCTEECPFGAIDEDEKGTPQYNPERCRRCGICMGACPVRIISFKNYSPDIIGSMIKSTYVPEDPTDENYRILVFACENDAYPALDVLGLNKMQLSSNIRVIPVRCLGSINNVWYADALSKGIDGILLLGCKYGDDYQCHFTKGSELASYRMGNLKETLTRLVLEEERVRQVQLEYTDYMKLPEIVEDFVNKVKSLGPNPYKGF; translated from the coding sequence ATGGATAATAATTTGGGGATTTATATATGTTCCGGCTGCGATATCGGAAAAAGTCTTAATGTGGAAAGATTAATCAATACCGCGAAAGATTCCAATAAGCCTTTAGTATGCGTAAGCCATGAGTTTCTCTGCGGACCGGAAGGCATAAATCTCATAAAAAACGATATTTCCGAAAAAAAGATAAATAAAGTAGTAATAGCCGCCTGTTCGATGCGCGCCAAACAGGACGTTTTTAATTTCGACCAGTTTACTATTCATACCGAAAGGGTAAACTTAAGAGAGCACGTTATATGGATAAGCCCGCCGAACGATAATAATACCCAGCTTCTTGCCGAAGATTATATAAATATGGGTGCATCGAGAGCAAAAAAATCTGCATTTCCGGAACCTTTAATTCAGGAGCTTAACAAAACCGTTCTCGTAGTAGGCGGCGGAGTTACCGGTTTAAACGCATCCGTCAACGCCGCAAAAGCGGGTTACGGCGTAATTCTTGTCGAAAAAAAGCAGAATCTCGGCGGATTTCCTTTTTCAAAATATAAAAAATGGGAAACCAAGCCGCCTTTCGATAAAAATACTTGGATAATGGAAGGATTAGGCGAGCTGATAAACGAAGCGGAAAAATCCGATAAAATAAAAATATATAAAAATTCTAAAATTAAGTCTATATCGGGAGCTCCCGGCAAATTCAACGTAGAAATAGAATCGTCGGAAGGAAATTCAGGTTCTGAGCCTGTTAAAGAGATTGCGGGTTCTATCGTCGTTGCCACAGGCTGGAAGCCTTACGACGCAAAAAAATTAGATAATCTTGGATACGGGTTAACGCCGGATATTTTAACAAACGTAGAATTAGAGGAACTTTTTTCCGAACTTTCAGACAACGGAAAATCCGAAAATTTTGCATTAAAAAGAAAATCGGACGGCAAGCCGGTTAAGTCGGTATTGTTTGTTCAGTGTGCGGGTTCAAGGGACGAAAATCATCTTCCTTACTGTTCGACCGTTTGCTGTATGTCTTCCTTAAAAGAAGCCGCTTTAATCAGAAAGAACAATCCAGATGCAAATGTTTACATTATATACAAAGATATGAGAACTATGGGCGAATACGAAAACTTTTACAGAAAAATGCAGGACGACGAAGGTATTTTTATGGTTAAAGGCATTGTATCCGGCGTATCGCTCGACAAGAGCGGAAATACCATTGGCGTTAAAGTAAAAGATACCCTCTTTGGAGGAGATATCGATATAAATACGGAAATGGTAGTTCTCGCTACGGGTATGGTTCCGAATTCCGGAGAGATAGAATTAAAAGATAATGCCGCATCTTTAAACGTAGGAAACATACAGTCTGCAAGCGGAGCATCCTGCCCGCCTTCCGTGCCCGTTTCGACGGCTCAGGTTCCGAAAAGCGGCTTGTTAAACCTTTCCTACAGGCAGGGTAAAGAAATGCCCGACCTTGTTTACGGATTTCCGGATTCAAATTTTATATGCTTCCCCTACGAATCAAGAAGGACGGGAATATATCCCGCCGGTTCGGTAAGAATGCCTTTAGATACGGTTTTTTCGGTTGACGATGCTAAAGGAGCGGTTTTAAAGGCTATACAATGCATCGAGCAGACTTCTAAAGGCAGGGCGGTTCACCCCCGTTCAAACGATACTACATACCCATTTTTTGACCTTCCAAGATGTACGCAGTGTAAAAGATGCACCGAAGAATGTCCTTTCGGCGCAATAGACGAAGACGAAAAAGGAACGCCGCAGTATAATCCGGAAAGATGCAGGAGATGCGGCATATGCATGGGCGCATGTCCCGTAAGAATAATATCGTTTAAAAATTATTCGCCGGATATTATAGGTTCTATGATTAAAAGCACGTACGTTCCGGAAGATCCGACCGACGAAAATTACAGGATACTTGTGTTTGCATGCGAAAACGACGCTTATCCTGCATTAGACGTACTTGGATTAAATAAAATGCAATTATCTTCCAATATAAGGGTTATTCCGGTAAGATGTCTCGGCTCTATAAATAACGTATGGTATGCCGATGCTCTTTCGAAAGGCATAGACGGCATTCTTTTGCTGGGCTGTAAATACGGAGACGACTATCAGTGCCATTTCACGAAAGGTTCGGAACTGGCTTCTTACAGAATGGGAAACCTGAAGGAAACACTTACAAGGCTTGTTCTGGAAGAAGAAAGAGTCAGGCAGGTTCAGCTCGAATATACCGACTATATGAAACTGCCGGAAATAGTCGAAGACTTCGTTAATAAAGTTAAATCTCTTGGACCAAATCCATATAAAGGCTTTTAA
- the aprA gene encoding adenylyl-sulfate reductase subunit alpha — protein MTSTEVLNNYTIEEISTDVLIVGGGMVGCGAAFEIKKWAPKDMKITMIEKAAIERSGAVAMGLSAINTYLGDNTPEDYVKHVANDLMGIVREDLIYDTGRHVDSTVRLFEKFGLPIFKEDEDDTRTIEEGAKPLRAGRWQIMIHGESYKVLVAEAARKALGEENIKERVFITELLMDEKHENRVAGAIGFSLREAKIYIIKAKAVIMACGGTVNVFRPRSQAEGMGRTWYAIWNAGSTYAMGYQAGAEMTTMENRFVPNRFKDGYGPVGAWFTLFKSRVLNAHGEDYMQKWGHMLQDYAPYGLAKVPATCLWNHVMLKDWMEGNGPFYMNTSGAMKTLFETLPEKRKKSLEADAWEDFLDMTVAQAGLWASMDIDPGETNSEVMPTEPYFLGSHSGACGMWVSGPEDLAPKEYQWGYNRMTTVNGLFTGGDGVGASGHKFSSGSYVEGRIAAKSAVRFVLDDPGFTPTVHTDNKVLAEKVYGPMITFEKFKDYSTESNVNPNYIKPRLYLFRLNKLMDEYVAGTSTFYRTSEASLLRGLDLLNRLKEDAPKLAAANLHELMRAWENYHRSIVGELHLRHVLFREETRYPGFYYRTDHPKLDEQNWKVFVNSKLNKTTGQPELFKKPYIEIVPKN, from the coding sequence ATGACCAGCACCGAAGTTTTGAACAATTATACCATAGAAGAAATCAGTACCGACGTCTTAATAGTCGGGGGCGGTATGGTAGGTTGCGGAGCCGCATTCGAAATTAAAAAATGGGCGCCGAAAGATATGAAAATAACGATGATAGAAAAAGCTGCCATAGAAAGAAGCGGCGCGGTAGCAATGGGTTTGTCCGCTATTAACACTTATTTGGGAGATAACACGCCCGAAGATTACGTTAAACACGTGGCTAACGACCTTATGGGTATAGTCAGGGAAGACCTTATATACGATACAGGCAGGCACGTAGATTCTACCGTAAGACTTTTTGAAAAATTCGGACTTCCGATATTCAAAGAAGACGAAGACGACACAAGAACTATTGAAGAAGGCGCAAAACCTTTAAGAGCCGGAAGATGGCAGATAATGATTCACGGAGAGTCCTACAAAGTACTTGTTGCCGAAGCGGCAAGAAAAGCTCTCGGCGAAGAAAACATCAAGGAAAGAGTCTTTATTACCGAACTTCTTATGGACGAAAAGCATGAAAACAGAGTTGCGGGAGCAATCGGTTTCAGCTTAAGAGAAGCAAAGATATATATTATAAAAGCAAAAGCCGTAATTATGGCTTGCGGCGGAACGGTTAACGTTTTCAGGCCGAGGTCTCAGGCGGAAGGTATGGGAAGAACATGGTATGCAATATGGAATGCCGGTTCTACCTATGCTATGGGATATCAGGCAGGAGCCGAAATGACAACGATGGAAAACAGATTCGTTCCAAACAGATTTAAAGACGGATATGGACCCGTCGGCGCATGGTTTACGCTCTTTAAATCCAGAGTTTTAAATGCTCACGGAGAGGACTACATGCAAAAATGGGGACATATGCTGCAAGACTACGCTCCTTACGGACTAGCGAAAGTCCCCGCAACATGTTTATGGAACCATGTCATGCTTAAAGACTGGATGGAAGGAAACGGCCCGTTCTATATGAATACGTCAGGCGCTATGAAGACGCTTTTTGAAACCCTTCCCGAAAAGAGAAAGAAATCTCTTGAAGCCGACGCATGGGAAGATTTCCTTGATATGACGGTTGCGCAGGCCGGATTATGGGCATCTATGGATATAGATCCAGGCGAAACTAATTCCGAGGTTATGCCTACAGAGCCGTATTTCTTAGGTTCTCATTCCGGAGCTTGCGGAATGTGGGTTTCAGGACCAGAAGATTTAGCTCCTAAGGAATATCAATGGGGTTATAACCGCATGACGACCGTTAACGGCCTTTTCACCGGCGGAGACGGCGTTGGAGCATCCGGACACAAATTCTCTTCAGGTTCATACGTAGAAGGAAGAATTGCGGCAAAATCGGCAGTCAGGTTTGTACTTGACGATCCGGGCTTTACTCCGACGGTTCATACCGACAATAAAGTTCTTGCCGAAAAAGTGTACGGGCCGATGATAACTTTTGAAAAATTCAAAGACTATTCTACCGAGTCAAACGTAAATCCTAATTATATTAAACCGAGACTTTATTTGTTCAGATTGAATAAACTTATGGACGAATACGTCGCCGGTACTTCGACGTTCTACAGAACAAGCGAAGCCAGTCTTTTAAGAGGGTTAGACCTTTTAAACAGATTGAAAGAGGATGCGCCTAAACTTGCGGCCGCAAATCTCCATGAACTTATGAGAGCATGGGAAAATTACCACAGGTCTATAGTCGGCGAACTTCACTTAAGGCACGTACTGTTCAGAGAAGAAACAAGATATCCGGGATTCTATTACAGAACCGACCATCCGAAACTTGACGAACAGAACTGGAAGGTGTTCGTCAATTCAAAATTAAATAAAACGACCGGACAGCCGGAATTGTTTAAAAAGCCTTATATTGAAATCGTACCGAAAAACTAA
- the tusD gene encoding sulfurtransferase complex subunit TusD, with the protein MKFGILIKEGPYMHQAMDTAYNFILAAMESGHEITGIFFYNDGVYNRCATLEPPRDERNIMKLLTELELKGVRLIVCVAAGKRRGIVNQTVCKVEEISGLGQLLELCITSDRTITF; encoded by the coding sequence ATGAAATTCGGCATTCTTATTAAAGAAGGCCCTTATATGCATCAGGCTATGGACACAGCCTATAATTTTATATTAGCGGCTATGGAAAGCGGGCATGAAATAACGGGCATATTTTTTTATAACGACGGAGTTTATAACAGATGTGCGACGCTTGAACCGCCGAGAGACGAAAGAAATATTATGAAACTCCTTACGGAATTAGAATTGAAAGGAGTCAGATTAATAGTCTGCGTTGCGGCCGGAAAAAGAAGAGGCATAGTCAATCAGACCGTATGTAAAGTGGAAGAAATATCCGGACTGGGACAATTGTTAGAACTGTGCATAACATCCGACAGAACTATAACTTTTTAA
- the tusC gene encoding sulfurtransferase complex subunit TusC yields the protein MSEQEKTKVMFVCRTAPYGTIYEQEAIEAMVMFGAYEQDISVTFTGDGVFSLKKGQDTSLLGKKNFSMTYPILIDDFEISHIYVEKESLEERGMSESDLATEVEIIDRNTLKQKMREMKALLPF from the coding sequence ATGTCAGAACAAGAAAAAACTAAAGTTATGTTTGTATGCAGAACCGCTCCGTACGGTACTATATACGAACAGGAAGCTATAGAAGCCATGGTTATGTTCGGCGCATACGAACAGGATATAAGCGTAACATTTACCGGAGACGGAGTATTTTCGTTGAAAAAAGGGCAGGATACTTCACTTCTGGGAAAGAAAAATTTTTCAATGACTTATCCTATATTAATAGACGACTTTGAAATTTCGCATATATACGTAGAAAAAGAGTCTCTCGAAGAAAGAGGTATGTCCGAAAGCGATCTTGCTACCGAAGTTGAGATAATAGACAGAAATACATTGAAGCAAAAGATGAGAGAAATGAAAGCGTTACTGCCGTTTTAA